A portion of the Actomonas aquatica genome contains these proteins:
- the smc gene encoding chromosome segregation protein SMC translates to MYLKALKLHGFKSFADPTTLRFEPGVTAIVGPNGCGKSNIADGIRWVLGEQSAKALRGGKMQDVIFEGTDSRRQAQLCEVALLLTDCEKQLGSEFHEIEIMRRVHRDGGSEYFFNGQSCRLKDIQKLFMDTGIGRTSYSIMAQGQIDQILSSKPEERRAVFEEAAGITKYKAQRREAMNKLSLTEQNLARVADVISEVSRQIGSLKRQAAKALRYKRLSFRMRHLSLAHSAFQHERLAATIHELQDKLSILRREADERRTKLESEQGALEEKKAERSRLHQRAQDAQQAVFDLKSQREQAENGANLAKIKRTGLEDRLASSRNNLGELEMQMRELSDQVDSGAQDKQEQLTLLGTSDQVFQNRNRELAVAEAEMSKLEDELKQTKFTLLQMESTIARLRTDTTGFEVEQKTSVQRHELLVNQLEGARQEHSALGQRAAEVEQRLEESRVEKARLDQAAVEAQQTIGNLTREFREAQRILQDIDRGLAQRSARLKLLQQLQEKWEGFGAGAKAVLQGKLDGALQGSTVTPVTKGLQVDPTAGKAIEALLGSAVEAIHVTDLATARRVLDQLESDKIGSAVLQVEGMGQGGAAAKDLPAFLRPATSALINVDESHPASALLGACYLADDLSAFFEFWAANPDFGFVAVATNKGELVDRRGLVYGGFNKKPENSIVQREIDLRETAKAIADEQKKHDQQKKVIDDLNDRIAGAEQALEDRRKEVLESTQLVTEIQTELRNANRASEEAQQRIGRMERELSGLEAARNEAQARFEKAQAGLSQAEEQAAHARERISQMEVQIMEIRTDRDVKRDTLAQARLELAERRQKVEVLDRGIADMEKRRDQLAQILSQRQQEIEVWTEQIDSLEHEAESSRQRAAQIGETLVVAQEQVEIVRRKLAEVESDIEAVEAAQQGLRSASEKSQGELGRCEVRLAEANSRAQFIAEDVTREFSEAVENLDWKQLMWRSDEEPPDMKPLDLEEDEDDFDDSPESESDAASDGESSGAEGESAEGETTDAAPKKKRRRKAKKAKGDPSETDLAQLELTDWDGVKTEADALRQRLNSMGAVNLVAIEEYAELKQRYDFLKGQCDDLTNAKHELLGAIDEINRTSQEQFAITFEQIKKNFKYTFDTLFGGGKANLELVVEDDILESGIEITAQPPGTKLKSITLLSGGQKTLTAVALLFALYMVKPSPFCLLDELDAPLDESNIGRFTTLLKKFVDSSQFIIITHNKRTVSAAQAIYGVTMEERGVSKTVSMRFNHEKGDAEEKHPENIAEAVRGTKPAAPTS, encoded by the coding sequence ATGTATCTCAAGGCCCTCAAACTGCACGGCTTCAAATCCTTCGCCGACCCGACCACGCTCCGCTTCGAACCGGGCGTGACGGCCATCGTGGGTCCGAATGGTTGCGGCAAGTCCAACATCGCCGATGGCATTCGTTGGGTGTTGGGTGAGCAGAGCGCCAAGGCCCTGCGCGGTGGCAAGATGCAGGACGTCATCTTTGAGGGCACCGACTCGCGCCGTCAGGCCCAGTTGTGCGAAGTGGCCCTGCTCCTCACCGACTGCGAGAAGCAGCTCGGCAGCGAATTCCACGAGATCGAGATCATGCGCCGCGTCCACCGCGACGGCGGCAGCGAATACTTCTTCAACGGCCAATCCTGCCGCCTGAAGGACATTCAAAAACTCTTCATGGATACCGGCATCGGCCGGACCAGTTATTCGATCATGGCGCAGGGCCAGATCGATCAGATCCTCTCCTCCAAGCCCGAGGAGCGTCGCGCCGTTTTTGAAGAGGCCGCCGGTATCACCAAATACAAGGCGCAGCGCCGCGAGGCGATGAACAAGCTCTCGCTCACCGAGCAGAACCTCGCCCGCGTGGCCGACGTCATCTCCGAGGTGAGCCGCCAGATAGGCAGCCTCAAACGCCAGGCCGCCAAAGCCCTGCGCTACAAGCGGCTCAGCTTCCGCATGCGCCACCTGAGTCTGGCGCACAGTGCCTTCCAGCACGAGCGACTCGCCGCCACGATTCACGAGCTGCAGGACAAACTCTCGATCTTGCGCCGCGAGGCCGACGAGCGTCGCACCAAACTCGAGAGCGAGCAGGGGGCGTTGGAGGAAAAGAAGGCCGAACGTTCCCGCCTGCACCAGCGCGCGCAGGACGCCCAACAGGCCGTCTTCGACCTCAAATCCCAGCGCGAACAGGCCGAGAACGGCGCCAACCTCGCCAAGATCAAACGCACCGGCCTCGAGGATCGTCTCGCCTCCTCCCGCAACAATCTGGGCGAACTCGAGATGCAGATGCGCGAGTTGTCCGACCAGGTCGACAGCGGTGCGCAGGACAAGCAGGAGCAACTCACGCTGCTCGGCACCAGCGACCAGGTGTTCCAGAACCGCAATCGCGAGCTGGCCGTCGCCGAGGCCGAGATGTCGAAGCTCGAGGACGAGCTCAAGCAGACCAAATTTACGCTCCTCCAGATGGAGAGCACCATCGCCCGCCTGCGCACCGATACGACCGGCTTCGAGGTGGAGCAAAAGACCTCCGTGCAACGTCACGAGTTGCTGGTCAACCAGCTCGAAGGTGCCCGCCAGGAGCACAGCGCCCTCGGTCAACGCGCCGCCGAGGTCGAGCAACGCCTCGAAGAGTCACGCGTCGAGAAAGCCCGGCTCGATCAGGCCGCCGTCGAAGCGCAGCAAACCATCGGCAACCTGACCCGCGAGTTTCGTGAGGCGCAGCGCATTCTGCAGGACATCGACCGCGGTCTCGCCCAGCGTTCGGCCCGACTGAAGCTGCTCCAGCAACTGCAGGAGAAGTGGGAAGGTTTTGGCGCCGGCGCGAAAGCCGTGCTGCAGGGCAAACTCGACGGCGCCCTCCAAGGTTCCACCGTCACGCCCGTCACGAAAGGCCTGCAGGTCGATCCCACCGCCGGCAAAGCGATCGAAGCGCTGCTCGGTTCCGCCGTGGAAGCGATTCACGTCACCGATCTCGCCACCGCGCGCCGTGTGCTCGATCAGCTCGAAAGCGACAAGATCGGCAGCGCCGTGCTGCAGGTTGAGGGCATGGGGCAGGGCGGTGCGGCGGCGAAAGACCTGCCGGCGTTCCTGCGACCCGCGACCTCGGCACTCATCAATGTCGACGAGTCCCATCCGGCCAGCGCGCTGCTCGGGGCGTGTTATCTGGCCGATGACCTGAGCGCGTTTTTTGAATTTTGGGCGGCCAACCCCGACTTCGGTTTTGTCGCCGTCGCGACGAACAAGGGCGAGTTGGTCGATCGTCGTGGTTTGGTTTACGGCGGCTTCAACAAGAAGCCCGAGAACAGCATCGTGCAGCGCGAAATCGATCTGCGCGAGACCGCCAAGGCCATCGCCGACGAGCAGAAGAAGCACGACCAGCAAAAGAAGGTCATCGACGATCTGAATGACCGCATCGCCGGTGCCGAGCAGGCCTTGGAGGATCGCCGCAAGGAGGTGCTGGAATCGACTCAGCTCGTGACCGAGATCCAGACTGAGTTGCGCAACGCCAATCGCGCGAGCGAAGAGGCGCAGCAACGCATCGGCCGCATGGAGCGCGAGCTGTCCGGTCTCGAAGCCGCCCGCAACGAGGCGCAGGCCCGTTTTGAAAAGGCGCAGGCCGGACTTTCCCAAGCCGAAGAGCAGGCCGCTCATGCCCGCGAACGCATCTCCCAGATGGAGGTGCAGATCATGGAGATCCGCACCGATCGGGACGTGAAACGCGACACCCTCGCGCAGGCCCGCCTCGAACTCGCCGAGCGCCGCCAAAAGGTCGAGGTGCTCGACCGCGGCATCGCCGACATGGAGAAGCGCCGCGACCAGCTCGCGCAGATTCTTTCCCAGCGTCAGCAGGAGATCGAGGTGTGGACCGAGCAGATCGATTCCCTCGAACACGAAGCCGAGTCCAGCCGCCAACGCGCCGCCCAGATCGGCGAGACCCTCGTGGTCGCGCAGGAGCAGGTGGAGATCGTGCGTCGCAAACTCGCCGAAGTGGAGAGCGACATCGAAGCCGTCGAAGCCGCCCAGCAGGGCCTGCGTTCCGCCTCCGAAAAATCGCAGGGCGAACTCGGCCGCTGCGAAGTGCGCCTCGCCGAAGCCAACTCCCGCGCGCAGTTCATCGCCGAGGACGTGACTCGCGAGTTTTCCGAAGCCGTCGAGAACCTCGATTGGAAGCAACTCATGTGGCGCTCCGACGAAGAGCCGCCGGACATGAAGCCGCTCGACCTCGAGGAGGATGAGGACGATTTCGACGATTCACCAGAGAGCGAATCCGACGCGGCCAGCGATGGCGAGAGTTCCGGTGCGGAAGGCGAATCCGCCGAGGGCGAGACGACCGACGCCGCGCCGAAAAAGAAGCGCCGCCGCAAAGCCAAGAAGGCCAAGGGCGACCCGAGCGAAACCGATCTGGCCCAGCTCGAACTCACCGATTGGGACGGCGTGAAGACCGAAGCCGATGCGCTGCGCCAACGCCTCAACTCGATGGGCGCGGTCAACCTCGTGGCCATCGAGGAATACGCCGAGCTCAAGCAGCGTTACGACTTCCTCAAGGGCCAGTGCGACGACCTCACCAACGCCAAGCACGAGTTGCTCGGCGCCATCGATGAGATCAACCGCACCTCTCAAGAGCAGTTCGCGATCACCTTCGAGCAGATCAAAAAGAACTTCAAATACACCTTCGACACGCTCTTCGGCGGCGGCAAAGCCAACCTCGAGCTGGTGGTCGAGGACGACATTTTGGAGAGCGGCATCGAAATCACCGCGCAACCGCCCGGCACCAAACTCAAGAGCATCACGCTGCTGTCCGGTGGCCAGAAGACGCTCACCGCGGTGGCCCTGCTCTTCGCGCTCTACATGGTGAAGCCGTCGCCGTTCTGTTTGCTCGACGAGTTGGACGCCCCGCTCGACGAGTCCAACATCGGTCGCTTCACCACGCTGTTGAAGAAGTTCGTCGATTCGTCGCAGTTCATCATCATCACCCACAACAAACGCACGGTGTCGGCCGCGCAGGCGATTTATGGCGTGACGATGGAAGAGCGCGGCGTGTCCAAGACCGTCTCGATGCGCTTCAATCACGAGAAGGGTGACGCCGAAGAGAAGCACCCTGAGAACATCGCCGAAGCCGTGCGCGGCACGAAGCCGGCGGCGCCCACGTCCTGA
- a CDS encoding integron integrase, which translates to MNDEMLDFDEWKARLRAAAMPATRKRLFEQEIFALLRVCKQLRRRLSVGFMGWYVEAADQRDGEPREIRREALRWLVREARKEGVTKPGRGLFQAPPGGLPSEANEEPGGQVRSHAAPRPIRAHDLGETDWEQALVKAARERGHLWRTEETYRGWARRFARFLAPRTPWAATAEEVGAFLSQLAVREGLSQSSQKQALNALVFLMQEALHIQLEAIPFEYSKRKGCAVTILSWEELNRLWEELSETEQLMAELMYGSGIRLLELMRMRVKDLDLARGRLNVLAGKGDKDRVTLLPESLVGRLEARLERLRGLYAEDRAAGAPGVWLPEGLARKYPKAGEEWPWQWLWPSRKMSIDPASGVRRRHHVSDSAFQRSIKAAATRAAIDKRVTPHVLRHSFATHLLEGARISETCRISWGTRSSQRPNATCT; encoded by the coding sequence ATGAATGACGAGATGCTGGACTTCGACGAGTGGAAGGCGAGGCTGCGAGCGGCGGCGATGCCGGCGACCCGGAAGCGGCTTTTTGAGCAGGAGATTTTTGCATTGTTGCGGGTGTGCAAGCAGCTCCGGCGGCGGCTGTCGGTCGGTTTCATGGGGTGGTATGTGGAGGCGGCGGATCAGCGGGATGGCGAGCCGCGGGAGATCCGTCGAGAGGCGTTGCGCTGGTTGGTGCGAGAAGCGCGCAAGGAGGGCGTGACGAAGCCAGGGCGGGGCCTGTTTCAGGCTCCGCCAGGCGGGCTGCCGTCGGAGGCCAATGAGGAGCCTGGCGGGCAAGTTCGTTCGCATGCGGCACCTCGGCCTATCCGGGCCCACGATTTGGGCGAGACCGACTGGGAGCAGGCGTTGGTAAAGGCCGCGCGGGAGCGCGGGCATTTGTGGCGCACGGAGGAGACGTATCGCGGGTGGGCGCGTCGATTTGCACGGTTTCTCGCGCCGCGGACCCCGTGGGCCGCGACGGCGGAGGAGGTCGGAGCGTTTCTAAGTCAGCTGGCGGTGCGCGAGGGGCTGAGCCAATCGAGTCAGAAGCAGGCCTTGAATGCGCTGGTGTTTTTGATGCAGGAGGCGCTGCACATCCAGTTGGAGGCGATCCCGTTTGAGTATTCAAAGCGGAAGGGGTGTGCGGTGACTATCCTAAGTTGGGAGGAGTTGAATCGGCTGTGGGAGGAGCTGTCCGAGACGGAGCAATTGATGGCGGAGCTGATGTATGGCTCGGGGATTCGGTTACTCGAGTTGATGCGGATGCGAGTGAAGGATCTGGATCTGGCGCGGGGCCGTTTGAATGTGCTGGCGGGAAAGGGCGACAAGGATCGGGTGACGCTCCTTCCGGAGTCGTTGGTGGGGCGGTTGGAGGCGCGGTTGGAGAGGCTGCGGGGATTATATGCAGAGGACCGAGCAGCGGGGGCGCCGGGGGTATGGTTGCCGGAGGGCTTGGCAAGGAAGTATCCGAAGGCCGGGGAGGAGTGGCCGTGGCAGTGGCTCTGGCCGTCGCGGAAGATGTCCATCGACCCGGCGTCGGGAGTGCGTCGACGTCACCACGTTTCGGATTCGGCGTTTCAGCGCTCAATCAAGGCCGCGGCGACACGGGCGGCGATCGACAAGCGGGTGACGCCGCATGTGCTGCGGCACTCGTTTGCCACGCACCTGCTGGAGGGGGCACGGATATCCGAAACGTGCAGGATCTCATGGGGCACGCGAAGCTCACAACGACCCAACGCTACCTGCACGTGA